Proteins co-encoded in one Kribbella solani genomic window:
- the ssd gene encoding septum site-determining protein Ssd codes for MDPQPPSVLMATTNDDLLEDLLRLTAAASVTPLVEPDLLGLRRSWHTCNLVVVGSDLAEPLARVQPAHRPGVVVVGSAFDGDGLYRCAFDVGADVVCRLPDDEALLAGKISDALDGTTRTAVTLAFVGGCGGAGATTLAAAVAVLGSRRGFRTMLIDGDPLGGGIELALGIENTPGDRWPKLLNASGRISAAALRSALPSVDDLAVLSWDQSDVTVLPPETMTSVIGAAQRSNDLVVLDLPRRPDPTAEEGFIRATATLLVVPCDVRSTAAAKRLSGPLHAVAADLRLVARQSRQTLSAADVATHLSLPLATKLGTDRALPLAMDQGHFTPHPRSPLTQAATTLLNLFNPPTPLYPDATPTSHNRRHPPPHTPH; via the coding sequence ATGGACCCACAACCCCCATCGGTGCTGATGGCAACTACCAACGACGACCTGCTCGAAGATCTGCTCCGCCTCACCGCGGCCGCCTCGGTCACCCCGCTGGTCGAGCCCGACCTGCTCGGCCTCCGGCGCAGCTGGCACACCTGCAATCTGGTGGTCGTCGGCAGTGACCTCGCCGAGCCGCTGGCCCGTGTTCAGCCCGCGCACCGCCCCGGCGTCGTCGTGGTCGGTTCTGCCTTCGACGGCGACGGGCTGTACCGCTGCGCCTTCGACGTCGGCGCAGACGTCGTCTGCCGACTACCCGACGACGAGGCGCTGCTGGCCGGCAAGATCTCCGACGCCCTGGACGGCACCACCCGCACGGCCGTCACGCTCGCCTTCGTGGGTGGCTGCGGTGGAGCCGGTGCAACCACCCTTGCCGCCGCCGTGGCCGTCCTAGGTAGCCGGCGCGGCTTCCGCACCATGCTCATCGACGGCGACCCGTTGGGTGGCGGGATCGAGCTTGCCCTCGGCATCGAAAACACCCCCGGCGACCGCTGGCCCAAACTTCTGAACGCCTCCGGCCGCATCAGCGCCGCCGCTCTCCGCTCCGCCCTGCCATCCGTCGACGACCTGGCCGTCCTCTCCTGGGACCAGTCCGATGTCACCGTCCTCCCACCCGAAACCATGACCTCGGTCATCGGCGCCGCCCAACGCAGCAACGACCTGGTGGTCCTCGACCTCCCACGCCGCCCCGACCCCACCGCCGAGGAAGGCTTCATCCGCGCCACCGCCACCCTCCTGGTAGTCCCCTGCGACGTCCGCTCCACCGCCGCCGCGAAACGCCTGTCCGGCCCTCTCCACGCCGTAGCCGCCGACCTCCGCCTGGTAGCCCGCCAGTCCCGCCAAACGCTCTCCGCCGCCGACGTAGCCACCCACCTCTCCTTGCCCTTAGCAACAAAACTCGGAACCGACCGAGCCCTCCCCCTGGCAATGGACCAAGGCCACTTCACCCCCCACCCCCGAAGCCCCCTAACCCAAGCCGCCACCACCCTCCTGAACCTCTTCAACCCACCCACGCCCCTCTACCCCGACGCAACCCCGACCTCACACAACCGCCGCCACCCACCACCGCACACTCCCCACTAA
- a CDS encoding glycosyl hydrolase family 18 protein, with the protein MSRLRTLVATATVAATALISAAGVSLASPNTGTSTSTSTANAENPAKAAVAAPQATSGGVKTAYFTQWGIYANAFYPKNLITTGVAGKLDFLNYAFANIHPTDHTCFMANKAASQDENNPSAGDGAGDAFADYGKSYGADLSVDGVGDVWNQPIQGNFNQLKKLKAKYPNLKILISIGGWTYSKYFSDAASTDAKRKAFVSSCVNMFLKGDLPVIDGFGGPGTGAGIFDGVDIDWEYPGSPGGHVGNHYSAADKQNFTLLLAEFRAQLDAYGNQTGKKYYLTAATPSGQDKIATIETNKIGQYLDYNNVMTYDMHGGWEATGPTNFQDPLYTAPNDPSNPIPPGQGKYSIDSAVKAWTTGDAAYGIPGGFPANKLSIGYPFYYRGWKGVPATDNGKYQTATGPADGHALSGNVPGVSFYKELTGFVDNPSATHFDDVTKSSWFYSNGTFWSGDNAQSIKAKADYQHCNGLAGAMMYSLEALDPNVTLFNNVVDAVNASTPGCSGPPTTPPTTPPTTPPTTPPTTPPTTPPTTPPTTPPGTATPWAPNTTYATGALVTYNGVIYKCIQGHTSLTGWEPPNVPALWSRV; encoded by the coding sequence ATGAGTCGATTACGCACGCTCGTCGCCACGGCCACCGTCGCGGCCACCGCCCTGATCTCCGCCGCCGGCGTCTCGCTCGCGAGCCCGAACACCGGCACCAGCACCAGCACCAGCACCGCCAACGCCGAGAACCCAGCAAAAGCAGCCGTTGCCGCGCCACAGGCGACCAGCGGCGGCGTCAAGACGGCGTACTTCACCCAGTGGGGGATCTACGCCAACGCGTTCTACCCAAAGAATCTGATCACCACCGGCGTGGCCGGCAAGCTGGACTTCCTGAACTACGCGTTCGCGAACATCCACCCGACCGATCACACCTGCTTCATGGCCAACAAGGCCGCGTCGCAGGACGAGAACAACCCGAGTGCCGGCGACGGCGCGGGTGACGCGTTCGCCGACTACGGCAAGTCGTACGGTGCCGACCTCAGCGTCGACGGAGTCGGCGACGTGTGGAACCAGCCGATCCAAGGAAACTTCAACCAGCTCAAGAAGCTGAAGGCAAAGTACCCGAACCTGAAGATCCTGATCTCGATCGGTGGCTGGACGTACTCGAAGTACTTCTCCGACGCCGCCTCCACGGACGCGAAGCGCAAGGCCTTCGTCAGCTCGTGCGTGAACATGTTCCTGAAGGGCGATCTGCCGGTGATCGACGGCTTCGGCGGACCAGGTACCGGAGCCGGAATCTTCGACGGGGTGGACATCGACTGGGAGTACCCGGGCTCTCCGGGCGGCCATGTCGGCAACCACTACAGCGCGGCGGACAAGCAGAACTTCACACTGCTACTGGCCGAGTTCCGCGCACAACTCGATGCCTATGGCAATCAGACGGGGAAGAAGTACTACCTCACCGCGGCCACTCCGTCCGGCCAGGACAAGATCGCCACGATCGAGACGAACAAGATCGGGCAGTACCTCGACTACAACAACGTGATGACGTACGACATGCACGGTGGCTGGGAGGCGACCGGTCCGACGAACTTCCAGGACCCGCTGTACACCGCGCCGAACGACCCGAGCAACCCGATCCCGCCAGGACAGGGCAAGTACTCGATCGACTCCGCGGTGAAGGCCTGGACGACCGGTGACGCGGCGTACGGCATCCCCGGCGGATTCCCCGCGAACAAGTTGAGCATCGGGTACCCCTTCTACTACAGGGGATGGAAGGGTGTGCCGGCCACTGACAACGGCAAGTACCAGACCGCGACCGGACCGGCGGATGGGCATGCACTGAGCGGCAATGTACCGGGTGTCTCGTTCTACAAGGAGCTGACCGGTTTCGTCGACAACCCGTCGGCCACGCACTTCGACGACGTCACCAAGTCATCGTGGTTCTACAGCAACGGCACGTTCTGGTCCGGTGACAACGCTCAGTCGATCAAGGCGAAGGCTGATTACCAGCACTGCAACGGGTTGGCCGGCGCGATGATGTACTCGCTCGAGGCACTGGACCCGAACGTCACCCTGTTCAACAACGTGGTCGACGCGGTCAACGCCAGCACACCAGGCTGCAGCGGCCCACCCACCACCCCGCCGACTACCCCGCCGACCACCCCACCCACGACACCGCCGACAACTCCCCCGACCACTCCGCCCACCACTCCACCAACCACACCCCCGGGCACCGCCACGCCCTGGGCGCCGAACACGACGTACGCCACCGGTGCGCTCGTGACCTACAACGGCGTCATCTACAAGTGCATCCAGGGACACACCTCCCTGACCGGCTGGGAGCCACCGAACGTCCCCGCGCTCTGGAGCCGGGTCTGA